The following proteins come from a genomic window of Macaca thibetana thibetana isolate TM-01 chromosome 15, ASM2454274v1, whole genome shotgun sequence:
- the LOC126938108 gene encoding 40S ribosomal protein S29-like, producing MGHQQLYWSHPRKFSQGSRSCRICSNRHGLIWKYGLNMCRQSFPQHAKYIGFIKLD from the coding sequence ATGGGTCACCAGCAGCTATACTGGAGCCACCCGCGAAAATTCAGCCAGGGTTCTCGCTCTTGTCGCATCTGTTCAAATCGGCACGGTCTGATCTGGAAATACGGCCTCAATATGTGCCGCCAGAGTTTCCCTCAGCACGCAAAGTATATCGGTTTCATTAAGTTGGACTGA